A section of the Chryseobacterium scophthalmum genome encodes:
- a CDS encoding DUF6660 family protein yields the protein MKLLRFILTIYFIALLIMPCSDIKAESLKDDHTQISLNTEDSHSHNIDDGCSPFCFCSCCQITVTAFKMEPFLDVPLQVKAYFSKKILFHRNNIAYQVYDHIWQPPKI from the coding sequence GTGAAACTTTTAAGATTTATATTGACAATTTATTTCATTGCACTGCTGATTATGCCGTGCAGTGATATTAAAGCTGAGTCTTTAAAAGACGATCATACCCAAATTTCACTCAATACTGAGGATTCTCATTCTCATAATATAGATGATGGCTGTTCTCCTTTCTGCTTTTGCAGCTGTTGCCAGATTACGGTAACTGCATTTAAAATGGAACCTTTTTTAGACGTTCCTTTACAGGTAAAAGCCTATTTTTCAAAGAAAATTCTTTTTCATAGAAACAATATTGCCTATCAGGTTTACGACCATATTTGGCAACCTCCCAAAATTTAA
- a CDS encoding HlyD family secretion protein encodes MKDTLDNIELRSESVQDILTEPPHWMFRWGNTIIFIILLLILAMSYIIKYPEFVPAPIVVTSQNPPEKIEARSSSKIEKIFIKDHQKVKKGDVMMVLQSTANYQDVLKLKKLVDSIASDQLLSFPVKEASHFKLGELQGDYNSFAKAFQDESLFTRLQPYAPENIATNLSISESRSRIATLKQQKNLELAKAELSRKSYQRSQELFNQGVIAAVELESEKIKYLQAQQNLENLNISLSQLQESISNFNKTKSGTAINTEKDKITYSSQTLQLFEQLRKSLKQWEQSYLIISSTDGMASFQQFYGENQFVKAGDPILSILPDHTEQIVGRMSVPTANSGKIIPGEKVLIKLDNYRFQEYGIIEGKVQNISLIPDEKGNYYVDVVLPKGLKTSYNKTLKFDKELRGNAEIVTQDLRLIERFFYQIRKLLGYQS; translated from the coding sequence ATGAAAGACACTTTAGACAACATAGAACTGCGCTCAGAAAGCGTTCAGGATATACTCACAGAACCACCACATTGGATGTTCCGATGGGGAAATACAATTATATTTATTATTCTGCTGCTTATTCTTGCAATGAGTTACATCATCAAATATCCGGAATTTGTTCCTGCTCCTATTGTGGTGACATCGCAAAATCCGCCGGAAAAAATTGAAGCAAGAAGCAGTTCAAAAATTGAAAAAATCTTTATTAAAGATCATCAAAAAGTAAAAAAAGGTGATGTAATGATGGTTTTGCAGTCTACAGCAAATTATCAGGATGTTTTAAAGCTTAAAAAACTCGTAGATTCTATCGCATCGGATCAGTTGCTTTCTTTCCCTGTTAAAGAAGCTTCTCATTTTAAATTGGGTGAACTTCAGGGTGATTACAATAGTTTTGCGAAAGCCTTTCAGGATGAGAGTTTATTTACTCGTTTACAACCTTATGCTCCGGAAAATATTGCCACCAATCTTAGTATATCAGAATCGAGAAGCAGAATTGCTACTTTAAAACAACAAAAAAATCTTGAACTTGCAAAGGCTGAACTTTCCCGCAAAAGTTATCAAAGATCACAGGAATTATTTAATCAGGGCGTAATTGCTGCGGTAGAACTTGAAAGTGAAAAAATAAAATATCTACAGGCTCAGCAAAACTTAGAAAACTTAAATATTTCTCTTTCTCAATTGCAGGAAAGCATTTCCAATTTCAATAAAACAAAAAGCGGAACAGCGATTAATACAGAAAAAGATAAAATCACGTATTCATCTCAAACCCTTCAGTTATTTGAGCAACTTAGAAAATCTTTAAAACAGTGGGAACAGAGCTATCTCATTATTTCTTCAACTGATGGAATGGCAAGTTTTCAACAATTTTATGGTGAAAATCAGTTTGTAAAAGCAGGTGATCCTATATTATCTATTTTACCGGATCATACGGAGCAAATAGTTGGAAGAATGTCGGTTCCTACAGCAAATTCGGGGAAGATTATTCCGGGAGAAAAGGTATTGATAAAATTAGATAATTACCGTTTTCAGGAATATGGAATCATCGAAGGTAAAGTTCAGAATATTTCATTAATTCCCGATGAAAAAGGAAATTATTATGTAGATGTTGTTCTTCCTAAAGGTTTAAAAACTTCCTACAATAAAACGTTGAAATTCGATAAAGAACTGAGAGGAAATGCCGAAATCGTAACTCAGGATCTAAGATTGATCGAAAGGTTTTTCTATCAGATTAGAAAATTGTTAGGCTATCAATCCTAA
- a CDS encoding bacteriocin-like protein: MKNLKKINRNDLSKILGSDKELPPIDQCSGQYPYATPPSGGTCPSGYIYCSFPNCCFKMGQIVVCYD; the protein is encoded by the coding sequence ATGAAAAATTTAAAAAAAATTAATAGAAATGATTTAAGTAAAATTTTAGGTTCTGATAAAGAGCTACCCCCAATTGATCAATGCAGTGGTCAATATCCATATGCGACTCCTCCAAGTGGGGGAACATGTCCTTCAGGTTATATTTATTGCTCATTCCCTAACTGTTGTTTTAAAATGGGACAAATAGTAGTTTGTTATGATTAA
- a CDS encoding bacteriocin-like protein has product MKNLKKLSKKNLKEIHGGGYGENDWGVCRVNGAWVPTKCLDRCPNGTDPICLAPEV; this is encoded by the coding sequence ATGAAAAATTTAAAAAAACTTTCAAAAAAGAATTTAAAAGAGATCCATGGTGGAGGTTATGGGGAAAATGATTGGGGTGTCTGTCGTGTTAATGGAGCATGGGTACCCACAAAGTGTTTAGATCGTTGTCCAAATGGCACAGATCCAATATGTTTAGCTCCAGAGGTATAA
- a CDS encoding bacteriocin-like protein, translating into MKNLKKLKRSDLGKILGAGHGEPIPVDDCGGQPNGIPSSGSCPAGYIYCSLPSCCFKSNRPYACIDY; encoded by the coding sequence ATGAAAAATTTAAAAAAACTGAAAAGAAGCGATTTAGGTAAAATTTTAGGTGCTGGTCACGGTGAGCCAATTCCAGTTGATGATTGTGGCGGTCAGCCAAATGGAATTCCAAGTAGCGGATCGTGTCCTGCAGGTTACATTTACTGTTCATTGCCTAGCTGCTGTTTTAAATCTAATAGACCTTACGCTTGTATTGATTATTAA
- a CDS encoding bacteriocin-like protein, translated as MKNFKKISRKELKDIKGGGRADDCFAHFVPGDQIPEDGGYNCPCKLVWCPQRGSCIHQNMYDPQDCQTGL; from the coding sequence ATGAAAAATTTTAAAAAAATCTCAAGAAAAGAATTGAAAGACATCAAAGGAGGAGGACGTGCTGATGATTGCTTTGCTCACTTTGTTCCTGGTGATCAGATACCAGAAGATGGGGGGTATAATTGTCCTTGCAAATTAGTGTGGTGCCCGCAAAGAGGATCATGCATACATCAAAATATGTATGACCCACAAGATTGTCAGACTGGTCTCTAA
- a CDS encoding peptidase domain-containing ABC transporter, whose protein sequence is MKKKFPNYIQPDSKDCGPTCLRIVSKHYGKSISLQQIRNLSETTREGSSLLGLSDAAEDLGFRSLGVQVDFNTLAEEVPFPCIVHWNKNHFVVVYKIDKNNLVYISDPSYGLITYSREEFIKRWIGENANENTEEGIALILETTPAFFQTEFDDQESKASFSFLSKYLLKYKSLIVQLAVGLLAGSLLSLILPFLTQSIVDVGIQNQDLNFIYLVLLAQVMLFLGRMGIEVIRSWILLHLSTRINISIISDFFIKLMKLPISFFDTRMTGDIMQRINDHHRIEQLLTNSSLNTLFSLVNLIIFSIVLLFYDYRLFVVYLVGATLYIAWITFFLGKRKELDYKRFSQVSQEQSKVIELINGMQEIKMHNAEKQKRWDWEFLQVKLFKLKIKSLSLEQWQSVGGNFINQMKDILVSFLSAKLVLEGNLTLGMMLSVQYIIGQLNSPLLQLIDFVKQTQDAKISLERLREIHDKEDEESKDDQYATEIPDKDIEINNMSFRYIGADVPVFENLNLNIPHQKTTAIVGASGSGKTTLLKLLMKFYEPNEGEIKIGNTQMKNISPRFWRDQCGVVMQEGYVFNDTIANNIAVGEDYVDKSKLRKAVEIANIKEFIEDLPLSYNTKIGNEGVGVSGGQKQRLFIARAVYKSPEYIFFDEATSALDANNEKVIMENLEQFFKGKTAIVIAHRLSTVKHADKIIVLDKGKVVEEGNHVELVALKGEYYRLVKNQLELGN, encoded by the coding sequence TTGAAAAAAAAATTCCCAAATTACATACAGCCCGACTCTAAAGATTGTGGCCCTACTTGTCTAAGAATTGTCAGCAAACATTACGGAAAAAGTATTTCCCTGCAACAGATTCGTAACCTTTCAGAAACTACCCGGGAAGGAAGCAGCTTACTTGGTTTAAGTGATGCTGCCGAAGATTTGGGCTTCCGTTCTTTAGGAGTGCAGGTCGATTTCAATACATTAGCTGAAGAAGTACCTTTCCCATGCATTGTACACTGGAACAAAAATCACTTTGTAGTCGTTTATAAAATAGATAAAAATAATTTGGTATATATTTCAGATCCGAGCTACGGACTGATTACTTATTCCAGAGAAGAATTTATCAAAAGATGGATTGGTGAAAATGCCAACGAAAACACGGAAGAGGGAATTGCTTTGATTCTGGAAACTACACCAGCATTTTTCCAAACCGAATTTGACGATCAGGAAAGTAAAGCCAGTTTTTCTTTTTTATCTAAATATCTGTTAAAATATAAATCGCTTATTGTTCAGTTGGCGGTAGGATTATTAGCGGGAAGTTTACTTTCTCTTATTCTTCCTTTCCTTACTCAGAGTATTGTGGATGTTGGAATTCAGAATCAGGATCTGAATTTTATCTATCTTGTTCTTCTCGCTCAAGTGATGCTTTTTCTAGGCAGAATGGGAATTGAGGTTATCCGAAGCTGGATTTTACTTCACCTTTCAACAAGAATCAACATTTCAATTATTTCCGATTTCTTTATTAAATTAATGAAACTTCCCATCAGTTTCTTTGATACAAGAATGACCGGAGATATTATGCAGAGAATTAATGACCATCACAGAATTGAACAGCTTCTGACCAACTCTTCTCTGAATACATTGTTCTCATTAGTCAACCTGATTATTTTCAGTATTGTATTGCTGTTTTATGATTACAGATTATTTGTTGTCTATTTAGTTGGAGCCACCTTATATATTGCATGGATTACTTTTTTTCTCGGAAAAAGAAAAGAATTAGATTATAAAAGATTTTCACAGGTTTCACAGGAACAGAGTAAAGTCATTGAACTGATCAACGGAATGCAGGAGATAAAAATGCATAACGCTGAAAAACAAAAACGTTGGGATTGGGAATTTTTACAGGTAAAACTTTTTAAATTAAAAATAAAATCGCTGTCATTAGAGCAATGGCAATCGGTTGGAGGAAATTTCATCAACCAAATGAAAGATATTTTGGTAAGTTTTCTTTCTGCTAAATTGGTTTTGGAAGGGAATCTTACTTTAGGGATGATGCTTTCTGTACAATACATTATCGGACAGTTGAATAGTCCCCTATTGCAATTGATTGATTTTGTAAAACAAACTCAGGATGCCAAAATTTCTTTAGAAAGACTACGCGAAATTCATGATAAAGAAGATGAGGAAAGCAAAGACGATCAATATGCTACAGAAATTCCGGATAAAGATATAGAAATCAATAATATGTCTTTCAGATACATCGGTGCGGATGTTCCTGTTTTTGAAAATTTAAACTTAAATATTCCACACCAAAAAACAACGGCAATCGTTGGAGCCAGCGGAAGTGGGAAAACGACATTGTTGAAATTATTAATGAAGTTTTATGAACCTAACGAAGGTGAAATCAAAATAGGGAATACCCAAATGAAAAACATCTCACCAAGATTCTGGAGAGATCAGTGTGGTGTGGTGATGCAGGAAGGATATGTTTTTAATGACACAATTGCTAATAATATTGCAGTCGGAGAAGATTATGTAGACAAATCAAAACTAAGAAAAGCTGTAGAAATTGCCAATATTAAAGAGTTTATCGAAGATCTACCTTTAAGCTACAACACAAAAATAGGAAATGAAGGAGTCGGTGTAAGTGGTGGTCAAAAGCAAAGACTTTTCATTGCAAGAGCGGTTTACAAATCTCCGGAATATATTTTCTTTGATGAAGCAACAAGTGCTTTAGATGCCAATAATGAAAAGGTAATTATGGAAAATCTAGAACAGTTCTTTAAAGGAAAAACAGCGATTGTCATTGCTCACAGATTATCAACCGTAAAACATGCCGATAAAATTATTGTTCTCGATAAAGGCAAAGTTGTAGAAGAAGGAAACCATGTGGAATTGGTAGCTTTAAAAGGAGAATATTACAGACTCGTTAAAAATCAACTGGAATTAGGTAATTAA
- a CDS encoding bacteriocin-like protein — protein sequence MKNLKKLSRENLKNLKGGGKPHLCLDIRDVSSCFSSYDECRLHSGSGCLNTIEFCEQTLYCMW from the coding sequence ATGAAAAATCTAAAAAAGTTATCAAGAGAAAATCTTAAAAATTTAAAAGGAGGAGGAAAACCACATTTATGTTTAGATATACGTGATGTAAGCAGTTGTTTTTCTTCTTATGATGAATGTAGACTTCATTCTGGTAGCGGTTGTTTAAATACTATAGAATTTTGTGAGCAAACATTATATTGCATGTGGTAA
- a CDS encoding bacteriocin-like protein — translation MKNLKKLSRENLKNLKGGGGPYKPCDDISDVSTCYPSYDHCRLYSGSSCTPRGFCGQTLYCI, via the coding sequence ATGAAAAATTTAAAAAAATTATCAAGAGAAAATCTTAAAAATTTAAAAGGAGGAGGAGGTCCGTATAAACCATGTGATGACATTAGCGATGTAAGTACTTGTTATCCATCTTATGATCATTGTAGGCTTTATTCAGGTAGTAGCTGTACACCTAGAGGATTTTGTGGTCAAACATTATATTGCATATGA
- a CDS encoding bacteriocin-like protein has product MKNLIKLSRENLKSVQGGITLECAQGQAASVKCYNTNVECVNDPNSGGFCIRYCNKSCY; this is encoded by the coding sequence ATGAAAAACTTAATAAAACTTTCAAGAGAAAATCTTAAAAGCGTACAGGGAGGAATTACTCTTGAATGTGCACAAGGGCAAGCAGCATCTGTAAAGTGCTACAATACAAATGTTGAATGCGTAAATGATCCTAATTCAGGCGGTTTTTGCATTCGTTATTGCAATAAGTCTTGCTACTAA
- a CDS encoding bacteriocin-like protein, with product MKNLKKLSRENLKNLKGGGGIGSSWDLCTDIRDVSNCYSSYDHCRLYSGSGCATTQFCGQTLYCV from the coding sequence ATGAAAAATTTAAAAAAGTTATCAAGAGAAAATCTTAAAAATTTAAAAGGAGGAGGAGGAATAGGGTCATCATGGGATCTATGTACTGACATTCGTGATGTGAGTAATTGTTATTCTTCTTACGATCATTGTAGGCTTTATTCAGGCAGTGGTTGTGCAACTACACAATTTTGTGGACAAACATTATATTGTGTATGA
- a CDS encoding bacteriocin-like protein, producing the protein MKNLKKISRNQMKNITGSGGIIVKQCVNICCPPPGQIKCPKLICPAVVCPQYV; encoded by the coding sequence ATGAAAAATTTGAAAAAAATTTCAAGAAATCAGATGAAAAATATTACCGGAAGCGGTGGAATAATCGTAAAACAATGCGTAAATATCTGTTGTCCGCCTCCTGGACAAATTAAATGTCCAAAATTGATTTGCCCGGCTGTAGTTTGTCCACAGTATGTTTAG
- a CDS encoding bacteriocin-like protein, whose protein sequence is MKNLKKVSRSQMKDINGGASTCSQACCPPPGIKRCPNIYCFAPCPVES, encoded by the coding sequence ATGAAAAATTTAAAAAAAGTCTCAAGAAGTCAGATGAAAGACATCAATGGTGGAGCTTCAACTTGTTCTCAAGCATGTTGCCCTCCTCCGGGAATAAAAAGATGTCCCAATATTTATTGTTTTGCACCATGTCCCGTAGAATCTTAA
- a CDS encoding bacteriocin-like protein — protein sequence MKNLKKINRQEMKTIQGGIVCTGGQLCLINGKWKCMPYDGCGGGNQP from the coding sequence ATGAAAAATCTAAAAAAAATCAACCGACAGGAAATGAAAACGATTCAGGGAGGTATTGTCTGCACAGGTGGACAGCTTTGCCTAATCAACGGAAAATGGAAATGCATGCCATATGACGGATGTGGTGGCGGAAACCAACCTTAA